In the Brachyhypopomus gauderio isolate BG-103 chromosome 4, BGAUD_0.2, whole genome shotgun sequence genome, one interval contains:
- the smarcad1a gene encoding SWI/SNF-related matrix-associated actin-dependent regulator of chromatin subfamily A containing DEAD/H box 1A → MSLFNLDRFRFQRERGTEGLPTPVASPQRDQRHPNKSRCDKENHRAARQEQSGGKRGPGKTPRQALEDVSSDDEHFRKIKDAVQPSARRTAGCEKKVNQETEDKVSKLMEMFPLRSRGELLEVIENTCTLEGAVACCLVTYGDEDSSKQKGMSAHNHNDDNDDDDDDDDDDGNGKMQPAKRRKTMESDSDLGSEEEDEEVSREKQEALVRRLKKKLPAQEKQVLRDVLREHDWDYENALGSLLMFSSESDSSPVAPQEQKSKISKQTKNSQDGNGERHKNSVSSRLSRWLAAVSGKSPSELCNPSNSSPSTGNGKANPAKNRVKELDLDQSSDSDGEEESASEAESVSDDFDSEGEGGNFDLGIKGQIVQFLQEASLDELTLISGCSLKKAQKISALRPFKTWKDVDEQFYKENGLSAELLHGCKVVLKERRVLQQLMNRCESIARKMSKDVTQVIQSGMATTKQPAILNSSLRLQPYQLIGLKWLILLHEHKLSGILADEMGLGKTIQAISFLAHLCQKGIRGPHLITVPSSTVDNWVRELRLWCPSLKVIVYYGSVEDRKYLRYDILNNHVEFDIIVSTYNLTIGNENDRSLFRKLKLKYAVFDEGHMLKNMNSLRYRHLMAINAEHRLLLTGTPLQNNLLELISLLNFIMPSMFSSSTSQISKMFSTKPSEEESSFHKERIAQARLIMKPFVLRRVKSEVLKQLPPKVEKIEMCPMSVAQQRLYEELFISLKTTNGEKRELRNVMMQLRKMANHPLLHRQYYTSEKLAAMSRAMLKEPTHFDADPALIQEDMEVMSDFELHNLCKEYSSISSFQLEKTLLLDSGKFALLTKLLAKLKDKGDRVVLFSQFTMVLDIVEILLSHLGHQYLRLDGSTPMAERIGLIDQYNTDPEIFVFLLSTRAGGQGINLASANTVILHDIDCNPFNDKQAEDRCHRMGQTRTVQVIRLISKDSIEACMLRVGQEKLKLEQDMTADKGEEGEMSEDMAELLKVSLGL, encoded by the exons ATGAGCTTGTTCAACCTCGACAGGTTTCGTTTccaaagggagagagggactgaAGGTCTCCCCACACCGGTCGCCTCTCCACAACGGGACCAACGACACCCGAATAAGTCCAGGTGTGATAAAGAGAATCACCGGG CAGCACGTCAAGAACAATCGGGCGGCAAACGCGGACCAGGGAAAACACCACGACAGGCCCTGGAGGATGTCTCCTCTGATGATGAGCACTTCAGGAAGATCAA GGATGCAGTACAACCGTCAGCAAGGAGAACAGCAGGGTGTGAAAAGAAGGTCAATCAGGAAACTGAGGATAAAGTGTCCAAACTGATGGAGATGTTCCCTCTGAGGAGCAGGGGGGAGCTCCTGGAG GTGATTGAGAACACCTGCACACTGGAGGGCGCTGTAGCATGTTGTCTGGTGACATACGGAGACGAAG ATTCATCTAAACAAAAAGGGATGTCGGCACACAATCATAATGATGacaacgatgatgatgatgatgatgatgatgatgatggtaacGGTAAGATGCAGCCAGCAAAGCGGAGGAAAACCATG GAATCTGATTCTGATCTGgggtctgaggaggaggacgaggaggtgAGCAGAGAGAAACAGGAGGCTCTGGTGCGCAGGCTGAAGAAGAAGTTACCGGCGCAGGAGAAGCAG gtCCTGCGGGATGTCCTGAGAGAGCACGACTGGGATTATGAGAACGCCCTGGGTTCACTGCTCATGTTCTCATCAGAATCTG ACTCAAGCCCTGTAGCACCTCAGGAGCAAAAGTCCAAAATTTCAAAACAGACCAAGAACAGCCAAGATGGCAATGGAGAGAGACATAAAAACTCTGTTTCATCCAGACTATCAAGATGGCTCGCTGCTGTATCGGGCAAATCCCCTTCAGAATTGTGTAATCCTTCTAATAGCTCCCCCTCCACGGGGAACGGAAAAGCCAACCCTGCCAAAAATAGGGTGAAGGAGCTGGATCTGGATCAGAGCAGTGACTCGGATGGCGAGGAAGAGTCGGCCAGTGAGGCAGAGAGCGTTTCTGATGACTTCGACTCGGAAGGCGAAGGTGGCAACTTTGATCTCGGCATCAAGGGCCAGATAGTGCAGTTTCTCCAAGAGGCGTCCTTAGATGAGCTGACTTTAATATCTGGCTGCTCACTGAAGAAAGCCCAGAAGATTAGTGCGCTGAGGCCCTTTAAAACGTGGAAAGATGTG GATGAGCAGTTCTACAAGGAGAACGGCCTGTCCGCCGAGCTCCTTCACGGCTGTAAGGTCGTCCTCAAGGAGCGGCGCGTCCTCCAGCAGCTCATGAACCGGTGCGAGAGCATAGCCAGGAAGATGAGCAAAGACGTCACGCAGGTGATCCAGAGCGGCATGGCAACCACCAAGCAGCCCGCCATCCTCAACAGCAG CCTGCGATTACAGCCGTACCAGTTGATAGGCTTGAAATGGCTTATTCTTCTACATGAGCACAAGCTCAGTGGAATCCTGGCCGATGAGATG GGTCTGGGGAAGACCATTCAAGCCATTTCCTTCCTGGCTCATCTGTGTCAGAAGGGGATCAGAGGCCCTCACCTAATCACCGTGCCCTCTTCCACTGTGG ATAACTGGGTGAGGGAGCTCAGGCTGTGGTGTCCCAGTCTCAAGGTGATCGTTTACTACG GCTCTGTGGAGGACCGTAAATATCTCCGCTACGACATCCTCAACAACCACGTGGAGTTCGATATCATTGTGTCTAC ATATAACTTAACAATTGGCAATGAAAATGACCGCAGTCTCTTTCGTAAGCTGAAATTGAAGTATGCCGTGTTTGACGAGGGGCACATGCTGAAGAACATGAACTCGCTGCGCTATCGCCATCTCATGGCCATTAAC GCTGAACACAGACTGCTCCTGACTGGAACCCCTCTGCAGAACAACCTGCTGGAGCTCATCTCTCTGCTCAACTTCATCATGCCTTCCATGTTCTCCAGCAGTACCTCACAGATCTCTAAAATGTTCTCCACG AAACCATCTGAGGAGGAGAGCAGTTTCCATAAGGAGAGAATCGCACAAGCCAGGCTCATCATGAAGCCCTTCGTCCTGAGAAGAGTCAAGAGTGAG GTGTTAAAGCAGCTACCACCCAAGGTGGAGAAGATAGAAATGTGTCCCATGAGTGTCGCCCAGCAGCGACTCTATGAGGAACTCTTCATTAGCCTCAAAACCACCAATGGAGAGA AAAGAGAGCTCAGGAACGTGATGATGCAGTTGAGGAAGATGGCCAACCATCCGCTGCTGCACAGGCAGTACTACACCAGCGAGAAGCTGGCGGCCATGAGCCGAGCCATGCTGAAG GAACCAACCCATTTCGATGCTGATCCGGCACTGATCCAGGAGGACATGGAGGTGATGTCGGACTTTGAGCTGCACAATTTATGTAAGGAGTACAGTTCCATCAGCAGTTTCCAGCTGGAGAAAACGCTCCTCCTGGACTCGGGGAAGTTCGCCTTGCTAACAAAACTACTGGCAAAGCTCAAAGACAAG GGTGACCGGGTGGTGCTCTTCAGTCAGTTCACCATGGTGCTGGACATTGTGGAGATTCTGCTGAGTCACCTCGGACACCAGTATCTCCGGCTGGACGGCTCCACCCCTATGGCAGAAAG AATTGGTCTGATAGACCAATATAACACGGATCCAGAGATATTCGTCTTCCTTTTGTCGACTCGTGCCGGAGGTCAGGGCATCAACCTCGCTTCTGCTAACACCGTCATCCTGCACGACATCGACTGCAACCCATTTAATGACAAGCAAGCAGAAGACCGCTGTCATCGAATGGGCCAGACCAG GACCGTGCAGGTTATCAGACTGATCAGTAAAGATTCCATAGAGGCCTGCATGCTGCGTGTGGGACAGGAAAAGCTGAAACTCGAACAAGACATGACTGCCGACAAAG GAGAAGAGGGCGAAATGTCTGAGGATATGGCAGAGCTGCTAAAGGTCTCGCTGGGTCTGTGA
- the prf1.5 gene encoding perforin 1.5, with amino-acid sequence MGRHKCPGLPLLLSITLIGTFWHRSSACRVGRQDECEKAPFVPGYNLAGEGFDVVRMRRKGAYLINVKSYMHDNHTCTVCENPFQDARVQKLPSAVMDWRPQRRCSKEVTSALHHSIDSLVKSSASLVNSDWGAGLSLDDLGEAILGGSRSDIAKFARSQHTMDRVTFALHEISCTYYSYRLTDAPELSAEFSKHIHRLPRHYNETTKSLYRQTIETYGTHYIHRVHLGGRVRQVTAFRTCLANLRGLSESDVKTCLDIELKIVLGFQPAKASLSNKCTEMLKNNMNMGIHQDFMTHKKEVLGGEKFHGLVLHQSSPEAFTSWTNSLHKYPDVISYAILPLHHLVSDQERRASLSTAVSEYVEDNMLPLQERHRCASMPNLDHNCCPLRAGRGRLSVEVRWATGLNADFFTATDAFVKVWYNDMYKETRVVMDNDNPEWYDTHDFGSVEFGHELRFEVWDDDVFFNDILGRCLVYPERGTHSNSCNLHRGVFHFSYNAQCDAHLTGYRCRRYSPEP; translated from the exons ATGGGCCGTCACAAATGTCCCGGTCTCCCTCTATTACTCTCCATCACTCTAATCGGGACCTTCTGGCACAGAAGTTCAGCCTGCCGTGTAGGGAGGCAGGACGAGTGTGAGAAGGCTCCCTTCGTGCCCGGCTACAACCTGGCAGGGGAAGGCTTTGATGTGGTCCGCATGCGCCGCAAAGGGGCCTATTTGATAAACGTCAAGTCCTACATGCACGACAACCACACGTGCACCGTGTGTGAGAACCCCTTCCAGGACGCGCGGGTGCAGAAGCTTCCCTCCGCCGTCATGGACTGGCGTCCTCAACGCCGCTGCAGCAAGGAGGTCACCAGCGCTCTCCACCACTCCATCGACTCTCTCGTAAAGAGCTCCGCGTCCCTCGTCAACAGCGACTGGGGGGCCGGCCTAAGCCTGGACGACCTCGGCGAGGCGATCCTGGGAGGGAGCCGCTCAGACATAGCCAAGTTCGCCCGATCGCAGCACACGATGGACAGGGTGACCTTTGCTCTGCATGAGATCAGCTGCACATATTATAG TTACAGGCTAACAGATGCCCCAGAGCTCAGTGCTGAGTTCTCTAAACATATACATCGTCTACCGAGACATTATAATGAGACAACAAAATCCCTGTATCGCCAGACCATCGAAACATACGGAACCCACTACATCCATCGTGTCCACCTAGGAGGACGCGTGAGACAGGTCACAGCCTTTCGAACATGCCTTGCGAACCTGAGGGGTTTGTCAGAGTCCGATGTAAAGACCTGTTTGGACATTGAGTTGAAGATAGTCCTAGGATTCCAGCCGGCGAAAGCGTCTCTCTCCAACAAATGCACAGAAATGCTCAAAAATAACATGAACATGGGCATCCACCAGGACTTCATGACGCACAAGAAAGAGGTGCTGGGTGGTGAGAAGTTCCATGGTCTCGTTCTCCATCAAAGCTCACCCGAAGCATTCACGAGCTGGACGAACAGCCTCCACAAGTACCCGGACGTCATTTCGTACGCCATTCTCCCCCTTCATCATCTGGTGAGTGACCAGGAGCGGAGGGCCAGTCTGAGTACGGCGGTCAGCGAATACGTGGAGGACAACATGCTGCCGTTACAGGAAAGACACAGATGCGCATCAATGCCGAACCTGGACCACAACTGCTGCCCTCTCCGAGCTGGCCGGGGCAGATTGAgcgtggaggtgaggtgggccACGGGCCTCAACGCCGACTTCTTCACCGCCACGGATGCCTTCGTGAAAGTATGGTATAACGATATGTACAAGGAGACCAGAGTGGTAATGGACAATGACAATCCAGAATGGTATGACACACATGATTTTGGCTCGGTAGAGTTTGGGCACGAGTTAAGATTTGAGGTGTGGGATGATGACGTGTTCTTTAACGACATTTTGGGAAGGTGTCTGGTCTATCCTGAACGTGGCACTCATTCAAATAGCTGTAATTTGCACAGAGGGGTGTTTCACTTCTCCTACAATGCCCAATGTGATGCACACCTGACTGGCTATAGGTGCAGGAGATACTCTCCCGAACCATAG